The Larimichthys crocea isolate SSNF chromosome XI, L_crocea_2.0, whole genome shotgun sequence genome has a segment encoding these proteins:
- the spats1 gene encoding uncharacterized protein spats1 isoform X4 has product MEQDGSMLNPHLKQEQAAESWFLQHSQPQTTEGSKSSKKQISVSGEPMERRPDGTVSGGPPHHAVIGARPFCSPEYSPDFYKLGSTLPHSTYSMSYSEKRRLLDKQKEMEEVKQLDEWRPTVSIFTTLLDGLNDKAN; this is encoded by the exons ATGGAGCAGGATGGGTCGATGCTGAACCCCCACCTCAAACAGGAACAAGCTGCGGAAAGCTGGTTTTTACAGCACTCCCAACCTCAAACCACTGAGGGTTCGAAAAGtagtaaaaaacaaa TCTCTGTATCAGGAGAACCTATGGAGAGGCGCCCAGATGGTACAGTCTCAG GTGGCCCCCCTCACCATGCAGTAATTGGAGCCAGACCTTTCTGCTCCCCTGAGTACAGCCCAGACTTCTACAAGTTAGGCTCAACGTTACCTCACAGCACCTACAG CATGTCGTACTCAGAGAAAAGGAGGCTCCTGGACAAACaaaaggagatggaggaggtgaagcagcTGGATGAGTGGAGGCCCACTGTAAGCATCTTTACAACACTGCTGGACGGTTTAAATGATAAAGCCAACTAA
- the spats1 gene encoding spermatogenesis-associated serine-rich protein 1 isoform X3: MEQDGSMLNPHLKQEQAAESWFLQHSQPQTTEGSKSSKKQSGPPHHAVIGARPFCSPEYSPDFYKLGSTLPHSTYSFTSSSTKSNTSIPHQSSNKTRMSYSEKRRLLDKQKEMEEVKQLDEWRPTVSIFTTLLDGLNDKAN; the protein is encoded by the exons ATGGAGCAGGATGGGTCGATGCTGAACCCCCACCTCAAACAGGAACAAGCTGCGGAAAGCTGGTTTTTACAGCACTCCCAACCTCAAACCACTGAGGGTTCGAAAAGtagtaaaaaacaaa GTGGCCCCCCTCACCATGCAGTAATTGGAGCCAGACCTTTCTGCTCCCCTGAGTACAGCCCAGACTTCTACAAGTTAGGCTCAACGTTACCTCACAGCACCTACAG CTTCACAAGCAGTTCAACCAAATCAAACACCTCTATTCCTCACCAGTCTTCCAACAAGACACG CATGTCGTACTCAGAGAAAAGGAGGCTCCTGGACAAACaaaaggagatggaggaggtgaagcagcTGGATGAGTGGAGGCCCACTGTAAGCATCTTTACAACACTGCTGGACGGTTTAAATGATAAAGCCAACTAA
- the spats1 gene encoding spermatogenesis-associated serine-rich protein 1 isoform X2 has product MEQDGSMLNPHLKQEQAAESWFLQHSQPQTTEGSKSSKKQREPMERRPDGTVSGGPPHHAVIGARPFCSPEYSPDFYKLGSTLPHSTYSFTSSSTKSNTSIPHQSSNKTRMSYSEKRRLLDKQKEMEEVKQLDEWRPTVSIFTTLLDGLNDKAN; this is encoded by the exons ATGGAGCAGGATGGGTCGATGCTGAACCCCCACCTCAAACAGGAACAAGCTGCGGAAAGCTGGTTTTTACAGCACTCCCAACCTCAAACCACTGAGGGTTCGAAAAGtagtaaaaaacaaa GAGAACCTATGGAGAGGCGCCCAGATGGTACAGTCTCAG GTGGCCCCCCTCACCATGCAGTAATTGGAGCCAGACCTTTCTGCTCCCCTGAGTACAGCCCAGACTTCTACAAGTTAGGCTCAACGTTACCTCACAGCACCTACAG CTTCACAAGCAGTTCAACCAAATCAAACACCTCTATTCCTCACCAGTCTTCCAACAAGACACG CATGTCGTACTCAGAGAAAAGGAGGCTCCTGGACAAACaaaaggagatggaggaggtgaagcagcTGGATGAGTGGAGGCCCACTGTAAGCATCTTTACAACACTGCTGGACGGTTTAAATGATAAAGCCAACTAA
- the spats1 gene encoding spermatogenesis-associated serine-rich protein 1 isoform X1, with product MEQDGSMLNPHLKQEQAAESWFLQHSQPQTTEGSKSSKKQISVSGEPMERRPDGTVSGGPPHHAVIGARPFCSPEYSPDFYKLGSTLPHSTYSFTSSSTKSNTSIPHQSSNKTRMSYSEKRRLLDKQKEMEEVKQLDEWRPTVSIFTTLLDGLNDKAN from the exons ATGGAGCAGGATGGGTCGATGCTGAACCCCCACCTCAAACAGGAACAAGCTGCGGAAAGCTGGTTTTTACAGCACTCCCAACCTCAAACCACTGAGGGTTCGAAAAGtagtaaaaaacaaa TCTCTGTATCAGGAGAACCTATGGAGAGGCGCCCAGATGGTACAGTCTCAG GTGGCCCCCCTCACCATGCAGTAATTGGAGCCAGACCTTTCTGCTCCCCTGAGTACAGCCCAGACTTCTACAAGTTAGGCTCAACGTTACCTCACAGCACCTACAG CTTCACAAGCAGTTCAACCAAATCAAACACCTCTATTCCTCACCAGTCTTCCAACAAGACACG CATGTCGTACTCAGAGAAAAGGAGGCTCCTGGACAAACaaaaggagatggaggaggtgaagcagcTGGATGAGTGGAGGCCCACTGTAAGCATCTTTACAACACTGCTGGACGGTTTAAATGATAAAGCCAACTAA